Proteins from one Desertifilum tharense IPPAS B-1220 genomic window:
- a CDS encoding response regulator transcription factor, with product MHILFIEDEAKIANFVRAGLKEQGFVVDYCDNGDEGYRRALDNTYDALVLDIMVPGKDGLSILKSLRRQGHNVPILLLTARNELDDRLEGLNLGADDYIAKPFFVEELIARLHAVVRRSAGDRQNLLCVGPLKLDRIAREVTCDCQIVELTSREFNLLEYLMRSPGRVFTRTQILEHIWGYDFNPSTNVVDVCVQRIRKKIDGIGGAGWIESIRGVGYRFRDDGKQR from the coding sequence ATGCATATTCTATTTATTGAAGACGAGGCAAAAATTGCCAACTTTGTCCGCGCTGGGTTGAAGGAACAGGGCTTTGTTGTCGATTATTGCGACAATGGGGACGAAGGGTATCGGCGCGCTTTGGATAATACCTATGATGCCCTGGTGCTGGATATTATGGTACCCGGTAAAGATGGGCTGTCTATCCTCAAAAGCCTGCGCCGCCAGGGTCATAACGTGCCAATCTTGCTGCTAACAGCTCGCAACGAATTGGACGATCGCCTAGAAGGTCTAAACTTAGGGGCAGACGACTACATCGCCAAACCCTTCTTTGTTGAAGAACTGATTGCTCGCCTACATGCAGTGGTACGCCGGAGTGCGGGCGATCGCCAAAACCTCCTCTGCGTTGGCCCTTTAAAGCTCGATCGGATTGCACGGGAAGTGACTTGCGATTGCCAGATTGTAGAACTAACCAGCCGCGAATTCAATCTTTTAGAATACCTGATGCGATCGCCCGGACGCGTCTTTACCCGCACCCAAATCCTCGAACATATCTGGGGATACGACTTCAACCCCAGTACCAACGTTGTCGATGTCTGCGTGCAGCGCATTCGCAAAAAGATTGATGGGATTGGTGGCGCAGGTTGGATCGAAAGCATTCGCGGCGTGGGCTATCGGTTTCGCGACGACGGCAAACAACGTTAA
- a CDS encoding helix-turn-helix domain-containing protein, translating to MRMNLTGQNCNDLWEESQQNGSLVSYNDSSTIGWQGYVPHLGKVQEWIVSLKEGLKLRFYEYVPQSNLQLSEHYGEGNWSTLSFFIVGDVSTTIKGVIDRVDERSGRTYLSSSPDTLEIEDWPAGEQLTRLQVAFAPSYFLNNFTQEQIASLPLEVRQAIEGKIEPYYYPGSITPAMRTAIHQILHCPYHGAMKQLYLEGKALELMTLQFGQFERSLSHRREGVSLKTDDIDRIHQAKDILIQNIANPPSLLELARQVAVNDCKLKQGFRQVFGTTVFGYLLDYRLEQARHLLESSNLSVAEVARQIGLSDRSYFAATFRKKFGLNPSEYARQHRVTLAAFSNITCCS from the coding sequence ATGAGGATGAATCTCACCGGGCAAAACTGCAACGATTTATGGGAAGAAAGCCAACAAAACGGCAGCCTGGTTAGTTACAACGATAGCTCGACCATCGGATGGCAAGGTTATGTTCCCCATCTAGGCAAGGTGCAAGAGTGGATTGTTTCCCTAAAAGAGGGTTTGAAACTGCGGTTTTATGAGTATGTCCCCCAGAGCAATCTCCAGTTGAGCGAACATTATGGCGAGGGCAACTGGTCAACCCTCAGTTTTTTCATTGTCGGGGATGTGAGTACAACGATCAAAGGCGTCATCGATCGGGTAGACGAACGATCGGGGCGTACCTACTTAAGCTCTTCTCCCGATACCCTAGAGATTGAAGATTGGCCCGCAGGGGAACAACTAACCCGACTTCAGGTTGCATTCGCCCCATCCTATTTTCTCAACAACTTCACCCAAGAGCAGATCGCATCGCTCCCCCTTGAAGTTCGCCAAGCCATAGAAGGCAAAATCGAGCCTTACTATTACCCAGGCAGCATCACGCCTGCCATGCGAACCGCGATCCACCAAATTCTGCATTGTCCCTACCACGGTGCCATGAAGCAACTCTATTTAGAAGGGAAAGCGTTGGAATTAATGACCCTTCAGTTTGGTCAGTTTGAGCGATCGCTTTCTCATCGACGCGAGGGCGTTTCTCTCAAAACCGACGACATCGATCGCATTCATCAAGCCAAAGATATCTTAATTCAGAATATCGCCAATCCCCCATCGCTCCTAGAATTGGCGCGTCAAGTTGCAGTGAATGATTGCAAACTCAAGCAAGGGTTTCGTCAAGTGTTTGGTACCACCGTTTTTGGCTATCTGCTGGACTATCGCCTGGAACAAGCACGACACTTGTTAGAAAGCAGCAATCTCAGCGTAGCAGAGGTGGCGCGACAAATTGGATTAAGCGATCGCAGTTACTTTGCAGCCACCTTCCGCAAAAAGTTCGGCCTCAACCCCAGCGAATACGCGCGACAACATCGAGTCACCTTAGCCGCGTTCTCTAACATAACGTGCTGTAGCTAA
- a CDS encoding pentapeptide repeat-containing protein — MNINEFYSRYAAGQRDFRNLNLMAANLRNLNLKGINLSGANLTKANLTRTNLSRANLSGAILIGANLTETNFTQTNLRDANLTDTNLADADLRNAYLSVEVCEKLK, encoded by the coding sequence ATGAATATTAACGAATTCTATAGCCGATATGCCGCCGGTCAAAGAGATTTCAGGAATTTGAACTTAATGGCAGCCAATCTCAGAAACCTGAACTTAAAAGGCATTAATCTGAGTGGTGCTAATTTAACAAAAGCGAATCTAACTAGAACCAACTTAAGCCGCGCCAACCTTTCTGGAGCAATCCTAATTGGGGCAAACTTAACTGAAACAAATTTCACTCAAACGAATCTAAGAGATGCGAACTTAACAGATACGAATCTGGCTGATGCCGATCTAAGAAATGCTTATCTCAGTGTAGAGGTTTGCGAGAAGTTAAAGTGA
- a CDS encoding TonB-dependent siderophore receptor, producing MDYVLPSVQLGLVMVLSSTLNMGWAQAVESEEVAEIPPLTLDTYTANQPATTVQEWVAQLEAIAVPVTGVRLNQSDSGLEIILETAEGQTLSIDSRQFRTEGDRLIADIPNATLAQAFNADNPTAEIANIRVVQIGANTLQVSVTGSNALPTEPIILRANEFAYRLNPPTDRPGEEIEIVVTTAQEGYRVPNATSVTRTPTPIRDIPQSIQVVPQEVLQDQRATNLREALRNVSGVTSGGPAFGTYDQLILRGFLGSNTGNYRRNGVEFPNFVGFSLNPNTERVEVLKGPASVLFGDLAPGGVVNLVTKQPLSVPFAEIEANVGSFGYYRGAVDLSGPLNPERTVLYRLNVAYEDANSFRDFINNRTFFIAPVISWQITDRTRWAVELEYNRDDRITDVGLSIPGVPFSRIRQFPIRRLLNEPGDEFESRYLSILSTLEHNFSQNWQIRNVFNFVDASRNFVQYTNPDALREDGRTLERSQSATEQDITYYLGQIDVTGRFATGPVRHEVVFGTDYLYRKFPSVNFNGQEEVLLDILDPDYGNDTDTFTLGSSFTNPERRFGVFVQDTISFSDRFKLLLGGRYNNALLQQTNRLTDTLIRDQTVENFSPRLGIVYQPADWVSLYASYSRSFEINSGTDAAGNPFDPTFGTQYEIGAKTEFFNGALGATLSLFKIKRDNVLTPDPTDTRFSVQTGEQESQGIELDISGRITPNWSIVASYSYLDAKITRDNRFPEGNRLPSAAPHRFSLWTKYDFDGSLQGLSLGGGIFYVGERWESLNNVYQLPSYTTVDLFAAYRFNPNLTAQVNFKNAFDRRYYEGTFGAVHPGTPRSITASVVYQF from the coding sequence ATGGATTACGTTCTTCCTTCGGTACAACTCGGTCTAGTCATGGTGCTATCTAGCACGCTCAATATGGGGTGGGCGCAAGCAGTAGAGAGCGAGGAAGTTGCAGAAATTCCGCCTCTGACACTCGATACCTACACCGCAAACCAACCCGCAACCACCGTGCAAGAATGGGTGGCACAACTAGAGGCTATTGCAGTCCCCGTTACAGGCGTCAGACTGAACCAAAGCGACTCTGGCTTAGAAATTATCTTAGAGACCGCAGAAGGTCAAACCTTATCTATCGATAGTCGCCAATTTCGCACAGAAGGCGATCGCCTCATTGCGGATATTCCCAATGCAACCTTAGCGCAAGCATTCAACGCCGATAACCCAACAGCAGAAATTGCCAATATTCGCGTTGTGCAAATAGGGGCCAACACCCTTCAAGTCAGCGTCACCGGATCTAACGCCCTACCCACAGAACCCATTATTTTAAGGGCAAACGAGTTTGCTTACCGTCTCAATCCTCCTACAGATCGACCGGGAGAGGAAATTGAAATTGTAGTCACAACCGCCCAAGAAGGCTATCGCGTACCCAACGCCACCAGCGTCACGCGCACCCCTACCCCGATCCGCGATATTCCACAGTCGATTCAAGTTGTGCCTCAAGAAGTATTGCAAGATCAAAGAGCAACCAATCTGCGGGAAGCGCTCCGCAACGTCAGCGGCGTTACTTCCGGGGGGCCTGCATTTGGCACCTACGACCAACTAATTTTACGCGGTTTTCTGGGCAGCAATACGGGCAACTATCGCCGCAACGGGGTAGAATTTCCTAACTTTGTCGGATTTTCCTTAAATCCAAATACCGAGCGCGTTGAGGTGCTAAAAGGACCAGCTTCCGTACTGTTTGGCGATTTAGCCCCCGGTGGCGTGGTGAACCTGGTAACAAAACAACCGCTATCGGTGCCTTTTGCCGAAATTGAGGCGAATGTGGGTAGCTTTGGCTATTATCGCGGGGCGGTCGATCTATCCGGCCCATTAAATCCCGAACGTACCGTTCTGTATCGCTTAAACGTCGCTTACGAGGATGCCAATAGTTTCCGCGACTTTATCAACAATCGTACCTTTTTCATTGCCCCGGTGATTAGCTGGCAAATTACCGATCGCACGCGCTGGGCTGTTGAGTTAGAGTACAACCGAGACGATCGGATTACCGACGTGGGCTTATCAATTCCTGGCGTTCCGTTTTCCCGCATTCGCCAATTTCCCATTCGTCGCCTGTTAAATGAACCGGGGGATGAGTTTGAGTCTCGCTACCTCTCGATTTTGTCCACGCTGGAGCATAACTTTAGCCAGAACTGGCAAATCCGCAATGTGTTTAACTTTGTGGATGCGAGTCGTAATTTTGTCCAGTATACAAACCCCGATGCTTTACGAGAGGATGGACGCACCTTAGAGCGATCGCAAAGCGCCACCGAGCAGGATATTACCTACTACTTAGGTCAAATCGACGTAACGGGCAGGTTTGCTACAGGACCAGTGCGCCATGAAGTTGTCTTTGGTACCGACTATCTGTATCGCAAGTTTCCCTCAGTCAACTTCAACGGACAAGAGGAAGTCTTGTTAGATATCCTCGATCCCGATTATGGTAACGATACCGATACCTTCACCCTTGGCAGTTCCTTCACCAACCCGGAACGCCGCTTTGGGGTCTTCGTGCAAGATACCATTTCCTTTAGCGATCGCTTCAAGCTGCTCTTGGGGGGACGCTATAATAACGCCCTGCTGCAACAAACCAACCGCCTCACTGATACCTTAATTCGCGATCAAACAGTGGAAAACTTTAGCCCCCGCCTGGGTATCGTCTATCAGCCTGCGGATTGGGTTTCATTGTACGCCAGCTACAGCCGTTCTTTTGAGATTAACTCCGGTACCGATGCGGCGGGAAATCCCTTCGATCCCACCTTTGGCACCCAGTATGAAATTGGAGCCAAAACCGAATTTTTCAATGGGGCTTTGGGCGCAACCCTCTCCCTGTTTAAGATTAAACGCGATAACGTCCTCACCCCCGATCCGACCGATACCCGCTTCAGCGTGCAAACGGGCGAACAGGAAAGCCAGGGAATTGAGTTAGATATCAGCGGGCGCATTACCCCCAACTGGAGTATTGTTGCCTCCTACAGTTACCTAGATGCCAAAATTACCCGCGATAACCGTTTTCCCGAAGGAAATCGCCTGCCTTCAGCGGCTCCCCATCGCTTTAGCTTGTGGACGAAATATGATTTTGATGGCAGTTTGCAGGGTTTAAGCTTAGGCGGCGGGATCTTTTATGTCGGCGAACGGTGGGAAAGCTTAAACAATGTCTATCAGCTACCGAGTTACACCACCGTCGATCTATTTGCGGCTTACCGTTTCAACCCGAATCTGACGGCGCAGGTTAACTTTAAAAATGCCTTCGATCGACGATACTACGAGGGGACCTTTGGGGCGGTTCATCCGGGTACCCCTCGCAGTATTACGGCAAGTGTTGTCTACCAGTTTTAG
- a CDS encoding ABC transporter ATP-binding protein, protein MATHRVSIWPLLWQMLSYAPRLYGADTFLWLFIAGLPAIPGLIIREFFNTLTAKSDFSLSPWVWIALFLATGIARIVAILTGRITKTQHRFTMSALIRRNLLAKLLERPGGEPLIASGKPDALLSPGEAIGFFRDDATQIEDMVVGTNEILGEGVFAVGSLLLLFSVNAQITLFVFLPLAFIAALVHLLTNRIKRYRRASRQATQQVTGLIGEIFSAIQAIQVAGAEPTVLDRFQRLCDRRRQLMVQDRFFSTLLDSSFENLVSLGTGAILFFAARSMQADASALSVGDFALFVYYLSYVTYFLGFLGSFLALSKQTEVSFERMEGFLGCEAKAIASHHPLYLPTLTGNRPQLSALQPPQECDRLQALEALNLTYRYPGTDRGITDVCLRLERGSFTAITGPIGSGKTTLLKALIGLLPLQAGEIYWNAQKVTHPHQFFVPPRSAYTPQVPQLFSGTLRDNITLGLNYTDEQLQWAIALAAFDRDLAMMPDRLDTVIGSRGMRLSGGQLQRASAARMFLRQPELLVFDDLSSALDIETEQTLWSGLFALTASSATWMPTCLVVSHRRAVLQRADRIILLNNGRVETIGSFNDLPSIYVQ, encoded by the coding sequence ATGGCAACACACCGCGTCTCAATTTGGCCTCTCCTGTGGCAAATGCTGAGTTACGCGCCCCGCTTGTACGGGGCTGATACTTTTCTGTGGCTTTTCATTGCGGGATTGCCTGCTATCCCAGGCTTGATTATTCGCGAATTCTTTAATACTTTAACCGCCAAATCTGACTTTAGCCTTTCACCGTGGGTTTGGATAGCCCTATTTCTAGCAACGGGTATTGCTCGGATTGTTGCAATCTTGACCGGCCGAATTACCAAAACGCAACACCGCTTCACGATGAGTGCTTTGATTCGGCGCAACCTCTTGGCGAAATTGCTGGAACGTCCTGGGGGCGAACCTTTAATTGCAAGTGGCAAGCCAGATGCCTTGCTTTCTCCTGGAGAAGCGATCGGCTTTTTTCGGGATGATGCCACCCAAATTGAGGATATGGTGGTTGGGACGAATGAAATTTTGGGCGAAGGGGTGTTTGCGGTGGGTTCGCTGCTGCTTCTGTTCAGCGTCAATGCTCAAATTACCCTGTTTGTTTTTCTACCCCTAGCGTTCATTGCTGCGCTCGTTCACTTGCTGACCAATCGGATTAAACGCTATCGCCGCGCCAGCCGTCAAGCCACTCAGCAAGTTACGGGATTGATTGGAGAAATCTTTAGCGCGATTCAAGCAATTCAAGTCGCGGGAGCCGAACCTACGGTATTAGATCGCTTTCAGCGCTTGTGCGATCGCCGTCGCCAGTTGATGGTGCAAGATCGGTTCTTTTCCACGCTCTTAGACTCCAGTTTTGAAAACTTAGTCAGCTTAGGGACTGGGGCAATTCTATTTTTTGCCGCTCGCTCGATGCAAGCTGATGCCAGTGCGCTCTCTGTGGGAGATTTTGCCCTATTCGTGTATTACTTATCCTATGTCACCTATTTTCTGGGCTTTTTGGGAAGTTTTTTAGCGCTTTCCAAACAAACAGAAGTGTCTTTTGAGCGGATGGAAGGATTCTTAGGTTGCGAGGCTAAAGCGATCGCCTCCCACCACCCCCTATACTTACCCACCCTCACGGGAAATCGGCCGCAACTGAGCGCCCTGCAACCCCCTCAAGAGTGCGATCGCCTACAAGCGTTAGAGGCTCTCAACTTAACCTATCGCTACCCCGGTACAGATCGCGGCATTACCGATGTCTGTTTGCGGCTTGAGCGCGGTAGTTTTACGGCAATTACAGGCCCCATTGGATCGGGTAAAACCACGCTATTAAAGGCGTTAATCGGTCTTTTACCGTTGCAAGCCGGAGAGATTTATTGGAACGCTCAGAAAGTCACCCATCCTCATCAATTCTTTGTTCCCCCCAGGAGCGCCTATACCCCGCAAGTTCCTCAGCTTTTTAGCGGCACGCTGCGAGATAACATTACCTTGGGGTTAAACTACACTGACGAGCAACTCCAATGGGCGATCGCGCTAGCTGCCTTCGATCGAGACTTGGCAATGATGCCCGATCGGCTCGATACGGTCATTGGTTCTAGAGGAATGCGGCTGTCTGGGGGGCAACTGCAACGCGCATCGGCGGCTCGCATGTTTCTGCGCCAACCCGAATTACTGGTGTTTGACGATCTTTCTAGCGCCCTTGATATTGAAACCGAACAAACCCTTTGGTCGGGTCTGTTTGCTTTAACCGCATCCTCCGCAACCTGGATGCCCACTTGTTTGGTCGTTTCCCACCGCCGAGCCGTGTTGCAACGCGCCGATCGTATTATTCTGCTCAACAACGGTAGGGTGGAAACGATTGGCAGCTTTAACGATCTGCCCTCCATCTACGTACAGTGA
- a CDS encoding RNA-binding protein: MSIYVGNLSYAVTQDGLSEAFAEYGTVKRVQLPTDRETGQMRGFGFVEMGTEAEENAAIEALDGAEWMGRDLKVNKARPREERGASGKWSNQGGSSRRY; this comes from the coding sequence ATGTCGATTTACGTGGGTAATTTATCCTATGCAGTGACGCAGGATGGATTGAGCGAAGCATTTGCTGAATATGGTACGGTCAAGCGGGTTCAGTTACCGACAGACCGAGAAACAGGGCAGATGCGTGGATTTGGTTTTGTTGAAATGGGAACAGAAGCAGAAGAAAACGCTGCAATTGAGGCCCTAGACGGTGCTGAATGGATGGGGCGGGATTTGAAGGTGAATAAGGCAAGACCTCGTGAAGAGAGGGGCGCTTCTGGCAAATGGTCAAATCAGGGCGGTTCTTCTCGGCGTTATTAA
- a CDS encoding intradiol ring-cleavage dioxygenase: MLIKRRQVLEFLGGSAAVTLVGGLDKPSTSANPGIITPACVVRPQQTEGPYFVDEKLNRSDIRSDPSNGLVKPGVPLQLIFQVSQVGAGLCRPLAGAAVDVWHCDALGVYSDVSDRNSNTIGQKFLRGYQVTDANGRVEFLTLYPGWYPGRTVHIHFKIRTNASPSYEFTSQLYFDDALSDRLHAQPPYSAQGQRRQRNNQDGIFRRGGEQLMLSLTPQGEGYRGIFDIGLQIP, from the coding sequence ATGTTGATTAAAAGACGACAAGTTCTAGAATTCTTAGGCGGAAGCGCCGCCGTAACGCTGGTAGGAGGTTTGGACAAACCCTCCACTTCTGCCAATCCTGGGATCATCACTCCCGCCTGCGTCGTTCGCCCCCAACAGACGGAAGGCCCCTATTTTGTGGATGAAAAGCTTAACCGTTCCGATATCCGCTCAGACCCCTCTAATGGGCTAGTCAAGCCGGGGGTGCCGTTGCAGTTGATTTTTCAAGTTTCGCAGGTTGGCGCGGGGTTGTGTCGCCCGCTAGCAGGGGCTGCGGTGGATGTTTGGCACTGCGATGCCCTGGGGGTATATTCCGATGTTAGCGATCGCAACTCTAACACGATTGGGCAAAAGTTCCTGCGCGGCTACCAGGTGACGGACGCCAATGGTAGGGTTGAATTTCTCACCCTTTACCCCGGTTGGTATCCAGGGAGAACAGTTCACATCCATTTCAAAATTCGCACCAACGCCTCGCCCAGCTATGAGTTTACCTCGCAACTTTACTTTGACGATGCTTTGAGCGATCGCCTTCACGCCCAACCCCCCTATTCCGCCCAGGGACAGCGCCGCCAACGGAATAACCAAGATGGCATCTTTCGTAGGGGTGGCGAACAACTGATGCTTTCGCTAACCCCCCAGGGGGAAGGCTATCGCGGCATTTTTGATATCGGGCTTCAAATTCCCTAA
- the rpsU gene encoding 30S ribosomal protein S21, whose protein sequence is MTQIILGENEGIESALRRFKREVSKAGVFPDLRKNRHFETPSEKRKRKEISRHRQSKSRFRY, encoded by the coding sequence ATGACCCAAATTATTCTGGGTGAGAACGAAGGCATCGAGTCTGCATTGCGTCGGTTTAAACGAGAGGTTTCCAAAGCCGGAGTTTTTCCAGACCTGAGAAAAAACCGACATTTTGAAACACCGAGCGAAAAACGGAAGCGCAAGGAAATTTCTAGACACAGACAGAGTAAAAGCAGGTTTCGATACTAA
- a CDS encoding DUF1636 domain-containing protein — protein MAKHVMSVCKYCNAVHSKEVDYEQSEGAILYQELAKLHQDWAHKNDLEIRSVGCLWTCDRPCSVSFSATDKATYVLTKVPSSQAAALLEFGELYLKSKAGDIPWKHIPETLQVVDKAKVPPLSEPHPEPASQD, from the coding sequence ATGGCAAAACACGTTATGTCAGTGTGCAAATATTGCAATGCCGTTCACTCTAAAGAGGTGGATTACGAACAGTCTGAAGGGGCAATTCTTTATCAAGAATTGGCTAAATTACATCAAGATTGGGCGCATAAAAATGATTTAGAAATTCGGTCAGTTGGATGTTTATGGACTTGCGATCGCCCTTGTTCGGTTTCCTTTTCGGCAACGGATAAAGCCACCTATGTTTTAACAAAGGTTCCCTCCTCGCAAGCGGCGGCATTGCTGGAATTTGGGGAACTCTACCTGAAGAGCAAAGCGGGGGATATTCCCTGGAAACACATCCCCGAAACCTTGCAAGTCGTCGATAAGGCTAAGGTTCCACCGCTATCTGAACCGCACCCAGAACCCGCTTCTCAAGATTAG
- a CDS encoding ATP-binding protein, with protein sequence MAKLRSFRIRIALLSAILAGSALVGFGLISWWLIYDAKVNRLDAELENQLIRVGRPRPLDRWHADEASLRRELGIPTNTPIAVLVIDAEGNVLYGSPQWDAGLETQNLWISRPSSLPFPSPSPGQRPPPPAPRFMTQQTASGRWRIGAVTTPFAQVAIAVSLNAVTQEMAIVRNIFVVAIPGVLLLVAGGAWAIAGSSLSSIQRLTQVVANVTANGLEQRVPIESADLEFIELIQVFNQMLERLERGFKQASRFSGDAAHELKTPLTILQGELERTLQQAEPGSEIQQSLSHLLDEVRRLSEIVRKLLLLSLADAGQMSLHRTKIDLSSLLTEMLEDIELLAPDLEVQAKIAPGLDVWGDRDLLIQVLQNLISNAIKYNLPKGWIQITANRHTQGVSIQVSNASNEIAQSDRDRIFERFYRGDPARTRQVEGLGLGLSLAREIARSHQGDLTLDPPLPGQTCFTLTLFSTTLKHRRTDLGIRRRSPYL encoded by the coding sequence ATGGCAAAACTGCGCTCTTTCCGCATCCGCATTGCCCTATTATCCGCCATTCTCGCCGGTAGCGCCCTAGTGGGGTTTGGGTTGATTTCCTGGTGGTTAATTTATGATGCCAAAGTCAATCGTTTAGACGCAGAATTAGAAAACCAACTGATCCGGGTTGGTCGTCCCCGTCCCTTGGATCGCTGGCACGCTGATGAAGCCTCCTTGCGCCGCGAGTTAGGTATCCCCACCAATACGCCCATCGCAGTGTTAGTCATCGATGCCGAGGGCAATGTCTTGTATGGTTCCCCCCAATGGGATGCCGGTCTAGAAACTCAGAATTTGTGGATCTCGCGCCCCTCAAGTCTGCCGTTTCCCTCCCCTTCTCCGGGTCAACGTCCACCCCCACCCGCGCCTCGGTTTATGACTCAGCAAACGGCTAGCGGGCGATGGCGCATTGGGGCGGTGACAACGCCTTTTGCTCAAGTGGCGATCGCAGTCAGCCTGAATGCTGTTACCCAAGAGATGGCGATCGTCCGCAACATCTTTGTCGTTGCGATTCCAGGGGTGTTGCTGCTGGTGGCTGGAGGTGCGTGGGCCATTGCTGGGAGTAGCTTATCTTCTATCCAACGCTTAACTCAGGTGGTTGCTAATGTCACTGCTAACGGTTTAGAACAGCGCGTCCCCATCGAGAGTGCCGATCTAGAATTTATTGAGTTAATTCAAGTGTTTAACCAGATGTTGGAACGCTTGGAACGCGGCTTTAAGCAAGCGTCTCGCTTTAGTGGCGATGCGGCGCACGAACTGAAAACCCCCCTCACCATTTTGCAAGGAGAACTCGAACGCACCCTGCAACAAGCCGAACCGGGTTCGGAAATTCAGCAAAGCCTGAGTCATTTACTTGATGAAGTCCGCCGCCTCAGCGAGATCGTGCGGAAGTTGTTGCTGCTATCCCTCGCCGACGCCGGACAGATGAGCTTGCATCGCACAAAGATCGATTTATCAAGCTTGCTAACTGAAATGTTAGAGGATATTGAACTGCTAGCACCCGATCTGGAGGTGCAAGCCAAGATTGCTCCGGGGTTGGATGTTTGGGGCGATCGCGATCTGCTGATTCAAGTCTTGCAAAACTTGATTAGCAATGCCATTAAATATAATCTCCCCAAGGGGTGGATTCAGATTACTGCCAACCGCCACACCCAGGGAGTTTCGATTCAGGTGAGTAATGCCTCAAACGAGATTGCTCAGAGCGATCGCGATCGGATCTTTGAGCGTTTCTATCGCGGCGACCCGGCCCGGACGCGCCAAGTGGAAGGTCTGGGTTTAGGATTGAGCCTAGCACGGGAAATTGCGCGATCGCATCAGGGAGATTTAACCCTCGATCCGCCCTTACCCGGACAAACCTGCTTCACCCTGACCCTGTTTTCTACTACACTGAAACACCGACGCACAGACTTAGGGATTCGGCGTAGGTCGCCGTACCTTTAG
- a CDS encoding ABC transporter substrate-binding protein, with translation MRRWIKFCLCLVCTLLVISACQRPAVQETALPPNSCQMVQHVMGETCVPLNPQRIVTLDGFGLDALLALGVQPVGAANPFSSYLDDRLVDIPLLGRPQEPSLERIVMLKPDLILAFSWYHQPLYDRLSQIAPTVVHDFNHGREVREIVQFIGQTIGQPEKAAQVLADYDRRLAGLKANMTSPPTVSLIRIHQQGVGLMQRGSFPGYILEEAGLSRPANQQHIDIHQENGVWRHIQINISKEQIAEVDADVLFVFNDVDPASEQRLQQMKTDPLWSRLDVVQRDRVYEVPAYWGCCGLIAANRVVDDLWKYVVEQP, from the coding sequence ATGCGGCGCTGGATTAAGTTTTGCCTGTGTCTCGTTTGCACCCTTCTGGTTATTTCTGCCTGTCAGCGTCCGGCGGTGCAGGAAACGGCCTTACCCCCCAATTCTTGCCAGATGGTGCAGCATGTTATGGGTGAAACTTGCGTTCCGCTGAACCCTCAGCGGATCGTCACCCTGGATGGATTTGGACTGGATGCGCTGCTCGCCTTGGGGGTTCAGCCGGTGGGGGCAGCCAATCCCTTTTCATCCTATCTTGACGATCGCCTGGTGGATATCCCGTTGTTAGGCCGGCCGCAAGAGCCTTCCCTGGAAAGGATTGTCATGCTCAAGCCGGATTTGATTCTGGCGTTCTCCTGGTATCACCAACCCCTGTACGATCGCTTATCGCAAATTGCGCCGACGGTGGTTCATGACTTTAATCATGGGCGAGAGGTGCGAGAAATTGTGCAGTTCATCGGTCAGACTATTGGTCAACCGGAAAAGGCGGCTCAGGTTCTAGCAGACTACGATCGGCGCTTGGCTGGGTTGAAAGCAAACATGACGAGTCCCCCAACGGTTTCTTTAATTCGGATTCATCAACAGGGGGTGGGGTTGATGCAGCGGGGTTCTTTTCCCGGTTACATTCTAGAAGAAGCCGGACTTTCTCGCCCTGCTAATCAACAACATATTGACATTCATCAGGAAAATGGGGTCTGGCGGCATATTCAAATTAATATCAGTAAAGAGCAGATTGCTGAGGTTGATGCTGACGTATTATTTGTATTTAACGATGTCGATCCTGCTTCTGAGCAGCGCTTACAACAGATGAAAACCGATCCGCTTTGGTCGCGCTTGGATGTCGTTCAGCGCGATCGCGTCTACGAAGTGCCCGCCTACTGGGGCTGCTGCGGACTAATCGCGGCGAATCGGGTGGTTGACGATCTTTGGAAATATGTTGTGGAGCAACCCTAA